A region of the Polyodon spathula isolate WHYD16114869_AA chromosome 39, ASM1765450v1, whole genome shotgun sequence genome:
TTCTCAGTAAAGTCACATGAATCACTTCCTCAGAAGGCTTACCTCACGTTAAAGAATCCCACCAGCATTCTACGACACATTCCGTGGGCTGGTGACTGCTTGAGAACAGCGCCCCCTTTTGGATACCTGTAATCACTACATCACTTTGCAGTGTTACAAAAACACTAAGCAAAGGACTCCATTAACTTCATGGCTGGAGGGGAGGATTTGAGAAATGATTGTAATTTACAGGTTGAAATATGGTGCCAAACACTGGTGGAATTTAATGAAGGGCTACCTCAATGAAAGGGATAATTAAATTCTATTGTAACTCTCTGTCAATGTTTAGGTTTTGATTATGGTCACCCCTGGCTGGTACAGTATCTTGCTTAGGTTTTGATTATGGTCATCCCTGGCTGGTATCTTCAAGATCgtcagttgttgttgttgttgtagtgtaTGAGCTGGCTGTGCTGTCACTACGATGAACATCTGGGAAGGAAGTGCGCAGGAATGCGTTGTTCAGCCTTCCTGAAAGGGGTTTGTTTGGGGTTTAAGGGAGGTTATGTTATAAAGGAAAAGCTACTTGTTAGGAATTTCTGGGAACTTTTGTGGAACAGATTTAcgttttttgtatcatttttcttATTACTAAAACTTGTGTTTCCAAATAAATTATAAGATTAACATTCCAAATTGCTTATACCTAGTTTAGCAGAAACACAGTAAATCTcaatactgtaatgttttttttagagaaatGAGCTAGGGGTTATATGGAGGTCAGCTAATTTAAGTGTTTGGTTAGAGCTAGCACGGTACTGTGGATAGGTCTGTACTAAGTAGAACTATTGCACTGGGCGTTTCTCATGTAACCAGTGTTACAACGCTTCACCCCCAGTGATCTGTAATTTACCAGGCCTGACACCATGCTTCTAATATTCTTTGCTataatttgctatgcttttgccatATGGGCTGTATGAAGCCCTCTGCTTACCTGGTACATGAAGTTTCACAATGCAAAGGTATCCGGCGCATAGGGTGGTGATTCCAGTGGTCTTGTCAGTTCTGAAACTGGCTGTTGTTCCACTCTTCAGGATGCAGTCAGCAGGTGCAAGAGGCTTTAGCCACTACAGACCCTCATTCCCTGGATAATAAGGTCGCCTGAAACACTTAGACAGGTTGAAACCCTACCTGGAACTAATGTACCAGAGACTCCGTTTCAATTTTCTGTTTTCTCTCCATCTAATCCTGTTATACCGGTATACCTACttgtaattagtttatttttctacTTAACGTTGCTCTATTTCATGAAGCCACAAGAGGGCGCCAATGATCCACTAAATGGATTTTCTATGCAACTGCTACTCCAGTTAATGGTTGGGtaacatttatgtttattttgtttaaaaatatgtctcagatatatatttcagatatatatataaacacacacacacacacacacacatatataattgcATAATGTGTGCAGCAATTAAGCAAAATACATATAATTAAGCAGTGGATTCATGTATTGTCCTgcattaaaatgttactgtacatAAGTAATGGCTGTCTTTTTTGCAATGGTGGGCttacaataaattatatatattaatgactTAAATATTATTAAGTCAAATAAAGACTGCAACCTGTTATGCTTGTCTTACACGGCTGGGTCAAGAGCTTAAACTAGAACTCCTACACGCAACTACCTTTCTGTTTAATTTTGTCTGGAAATAAACACAGAACCAAAAGTAAAAGTGTGAATTCATTTTgattgctgtttttcatttgtatataAACCACACCTGGACTGCTTCGACATTAAGAGGTTAGTAATACATACTAGAAGTGACCCCTGCTTTCAAAAAAATCGAAacgtagatttttttttgttttgttctttgggATTGGGATTAGGTGGTAGAGGGTTCCAATTTAAACAACCTGAAATTGGGAGCTGGATAAATCTTTGAAACCAGAACAATCCCCTGGTTTTTACATCTCTATTTATACCATGTGATCAGTCAGTACATCCTCTGCACACAtctgtctgttttttattaaaatcagcaGCAGGCTGTGGGATCACTCTTGTTCCTAGGGATTATATTTAGGCAAGGGTAGAAATTGAGGGATTTCTTTCCTAAAAGACTATTAAAACCCCCAAATTAAAAATACCCTAGCCCTCCTAAATGCAAGCACTGTGTAATCCCAGGGATTAGCATTCCAACAAGCAAATCCCTCCCTGCCATGTTCTTGCAGTTTCTGTTTCAATGCATGGGTGACAAGTCAATTCAGTGGGTATTCAATTTCAAGTTAAATGCACCCGTACAGCAATAGACTGCCCCTGCAGGTCAACAATAAACTGGGTCTACCAGCACCCCAGATTGGTGCGAGTGGAGCGTCTATATTCTCTACACTTTAGCCTGCCAAGAGGAAAGGATTTACTAGTTGACTGCTTAATTGCAGAGTGGCTCAAACTAGCAACACAGCTGAGATAAAGTTTTATCAAAACCACACTTACACAGAAACTAAAAGTCTGATGAGACTCCCTTCTTTATCACCCCAAACCTGCATGCCACAGACTCCAGGCAGCGCTAAGGGGTTCTCTGGCAACTAAAGCAGAGCTGCATCTACACGCAACTGCAAAAGAAACAAAGCTGGGTTTATTCCAAGCAgagattatgaaaaaaaacaaaaaacaaaaaaaaacagatctctCTTTGTTCTTTGGAAGGACACAAGGGCAAAGAAAAgcagacttacaaaaataaaacacaccccCAGAAAGATctgaatgaatattttttttaaattgttttattatttttaaatttctgatCAGacagaagcagtttttttttttttttttttttttttttttttttaatgaagcttCTGCCACTGTTTTCCTTTGTCTATTGCAGAAGCACTAACCCAGAAAAAAATGGacgttatacaaaaataaaatttgataTAATTTAACTGTGTTGAATTAAGAACAGCTGTATTAgttgtttgtattatttgttattacCATTCCTAAAATACTGGAAATACCGGCAGTGGTTTTATGATGTTGTGCTGGCCCCACCCATGCTTGGAATAGCCACACTCTAGCTCATGTTGCTTCCCACACACCTTTTTTATATAACATGCTTCTTACACCATAGACCTAAAAAAAACCTTGAGGGCCGTGTCTTATTGCAGATTAATATTCCAAGTGAAGGCACGAGCTGCAGTTATCAAAGTGGGCCTAAATCACATGCATTAATGAGCCAACGACCTGGATTAAGTGAAGTCAGGTTTAAACCACagcaaatttaattaaaacagaattaaaagagaAACAGTTTTTGGTTTCTTCTTCTTGTCATATGGAATGGTATGATTCCTAATAACGTTAATTAAGATTTCTCCACTTTCCTTATAACGtgcgatttttatttttgtattattaactgattcagaaaagaaatacaatttgtgTATGTCCTAAAATTAACACTGAGCACAGTTGATGCAACTGCCTTTATATTCAGTAAAATGAAAACACCTTAGTCTTGGCAGACAAACAAACtgatagttttgttttcaaagtctTTTAAATTCAACAGAACATCCACAGGAACCCCAGGAATTGGCCAATTTTTTCACGATTAAAAACCTCAAGATCACCAACCACTGCAAATCAAACTGCTGCTTAGCTGGACTTTGGAATCAACCTTCTAGTTATTTTAAGATCTCCATTACTCTAAATAACACACCGTGCAGGTATAGCCTAGACCAGCCCAACCCATGGttctttttagaaaaagaaatttGGTAGTGTTATAAGCTGATCAGCTCCCAAATAAGGCTGACGCACAAAAACACACGGTTTAATAAGCAGGAGGCGGCTTATCGCGGAACCCCTTTTCAGACATTTGCATGAAAGATTTAAATATTGTTGCTTCCTGGTGGGTTTACTCCTATGGTAGTCTATGGGACCGACATCACAATAAGGAATTATACTTGTAGCCAGTGAAGAATCAAAAGGAGGGCCACTGATAACATTTAGTCCATGCTGAAGTAAGAGATGCAAATCCTTGGTTCCAACGCCATTAAAATTACTGCTGTGCAAAGACTGATATCGCATCAGATCGCTTGTGTCATGAGCAGGCATCGAACCATGGTTAGTGACCTGTGACTTCACTGCGTACACTGGGGACTGAGCTGAGACCATACCCACTCACTGCACACAGCTGAAAATGACCTTGCAAAGAGGTATAGCATATGAGGGGGCCAAGTTTAGTGTAGCCTAAACCCAATTCCTCTGAATGGGATTGACAAGTCTTATTGAACGCTCTGCGCTGGACCTCCCGTCTCCCTGAAGTTTAAGGTAGATTGAGCtgctgtccctttttttttttttttcccccgaaaCTCAGCATTTCTCATACAGTCTTTCGAAGACCTTCTGCCGGTGGGCTGGCGCAAGGCAGCATCCAACTGCGTCTTCTGTTTCCTGGACCCGCCTCAGAAAGCGGCAGCGGTCGCGGGCCAATTCTTCCCAGGGGCCACGGCGATCTTCATCACAGCTGGCATAGAACTCTTCTACCTCGTCCACAAACATCACCTagggcacaaacacacacaaactcttAGTTGCACAGGATTAACATTACAAAAGAGGACCTGTAACTATTAAGATAATTAGATAATGGTCTGGGAGGGACCATACAAACTATACTCCCTAAATAATTTACCTAGTAGGGGCGGACAATGGACTAACAATGACCAACAGGGATACAGCCACCCTGATGACTAACAATGACCAAGAGGGATTGTGTAACATGCCTACAACATGTAGTCTGCAATTAATAACATCTAGGCAACTGCTGCTCCCTTGAACAATGTTGCATCAGCTGATCATAGCTATCAGCCAGTCTGTTGCATGGGGTTTACATCACTCCTCCCACAGCACCCCAGGAGTACGGTACGTGTGTGTGTTATCAACACGCTCGTAGTTCCCTGTGGTCTTTACATCACTCCCACAGATGCTCAGCAATCTGTTTGGGAGACAACTGGAGAATCAATCAATGTCCAATGCCCATGATTAAGGTGGTTAAGAGCAGGGTAAAGATGCAGAGAATAAGGAACTCAGTATAGGTGTTTTTTTATGTGCAATGGAATGCagtataaaattaaaaatgcatcaaAATCAACAGACCTTGAAGAGCAGCTAGGTCTCTCAATGCTTGGGTGCAGATTATAATTACACACAATATGCAATTTTGTACTTTGAAATAAGAGTTACTAAGCTTTTGCTCCGGTGCACATATAGATATTATTGTAAAGCCATATTAACAGTCAAACAATGATGCGAACTGTATGGCCTTTTATGTAGCACACCTGGCTGTGTAGCTTAATGTGCCTCAAAGCTTATGGAACCCtcacagatgttttatttaatgggGCTCCCAGGGGCTATATTTACTGGTGTTTAAGATTTGAAATCAAGGCTATAGTTAAACCTGGAATAGCTCATAATGCTATGCAACTTGGGGATTAGTACCTTTTTTTGCTTGCCACATCTGTTGCTTGTCTTCTGCGCTTGTTCAATGTGGAAGGTCTCGGAGAAGCCGCTGTCCAGTctttcctctgcctccaccgtcTGCATGCAGGGTGAAGGAGCTCTCTTGCCCGCTTTTTGCTTGCTAATCAAGGGGCTGCTACACCGCTCCCTTACCTGTTTAGTACTGATGGGAACCATGAAATTCAGGGGGCTATAGGGGTCCCCTCTGCAGCTGAATGAATTCCATAGTTTGAGACTCTCTGCTTCATCACAACTGCTGTGGTCATCCTCAGAATCCCATGGGCTTTGAGACCCTGGGGAGCACTCTGCATCTGTCACTTCCTCCTCTGTAGAAGTAGCAGTTACATCTACCTCAAAGGGAGCTCTGGGTTTAACAGTCTGGATTGCAGCGGTAAAGTTTTGGGGGTTGTAGGGATCCCTGCTCTGACTGAAAGAATTCCACAGCATTTCTTTTTCTGCTTCCTCTGTCCCACCCTCTTCCTCCTCTGATTCGGAAAAGTCAGACGACCCCTCACTACTGaacccatcatcatcatcatcatcatcttcatcatcactATCCCAGTCCAGGTCTGATTCTGACTCACTCTCGCTCTCCTCACTACAGGGGGCGCCCATGATAAATGCAATGGTCTTGTTCTGGCACTGGGGGCTGGTGAGAACAGGCAGGCTTTGACTGGCGACCTCAATGTGTGCTTCCACATTTGAGTCATCACAGGCCACAGTGGCACCTCCTATATCCCTCTGTTCCATCTCCCCCTCGGGGCCCAGATTGCCATTGCTCACACAAATGAGGGGCTCCCCCACCTCCGCACAGCTCTGCTGCTCAGTCCTGACAGCCTCAGAGGAGACCTGGCTTGTACAACAAGCCTCCATTTTGTGGCTTTTGGAGCCAAAATGCTCCTCCTCCCAGCTGGAGTACCCATTGTCCTGGTCTGGGGTCAGCACTACTGCCTCAGTGCTGAATGTGGCA
Encoded here:
- the LOC121304723 gene encoding protein phosphatase 1 regulatory subunit 15B-like is translated as MFSHRRVNSDGLYTKELTGPSSSTRLGVPSHEPGNQDSSWIGFFSSIISRPNFSFLQRYLPGRPRTQSQSSSGTGWVSEEFFKQSLACEQMFLARLEEDCMQTEHSPPVGLLHYQHGSNYCNGGSQEPFSLQSTGTSLDWFTKDGLGVMGIHGARDTDMYSKDPVPTNAYAERHYLNQVFVNVMSAQDAKSGYEMSKKGPIFERDNPTWVSSGAATAGQVKRSWWEHFWGTDYNSTAGIGAHGAELSGRSGPVQQSKEKVSTGFQKQLQPSPVAIVSMPPVHIVPSEGEPLCTKNAGYQFHKVPPPDNASSQTALPEPLVAEKLLLAFGRPCACAAVTATATFSTEAVVLTPDQDNGYSSWEEEHFGSKSHKMEACCTSQVSSEAVRTEQQSCAEVGEPLICVSNGNLGPEGEMEQRDIGGATVACDDSNVEAHIEVASQSLPVLTSPQCQNKTIAFIMGAPCSEESESESESDLDWDSDDEDDDDDDDGFSSEGSSDFSESEEEEGGTEEAEKEMLWNSFSQSRDPYNPQNFTAAIQTVKPRAPFEVDVTATSTEEEVTDAECSPGSQSPWDSEDDHSSCDEAESLKLWNSFSCRGDPYSPLNFMVPISTKQVRERCSSPLISKQKAGKRAPSPCMQTVEAEERLDSGFSETFHIEQAQKTSNRCGKQKKVMFVDEVEEFYASCDEDRRGPWEELARDRCRFLRRVQETEDAVGCCLAPAHRQKVFERLYEKC